The Podarcis raffonei isolate rPodRaf1 chromosome 2, rPodRaf1.pri, whole genome shotgun sequence genome window below encodes:
- the SMIM5 gene encoding small integral membrane protein 5: MSFKEFQNELYALGSKLWLKLEGLPKAEPLEIVFFFIIILFIVTVLSMMIIACSVCCARCCNGTPVHKPRRIQVRPADCV; this comes from the exons ATGTCTTTCAAGGAATTTCAGAATGAACTCTATGCTCTTGGTAGCAAGCTATGGCTCAAGCTCGAGGGACTACCCAAGGCTGAACCTTTGGAGATTGTGTTCTTTTTCATCATCATCTTGTTCATTG TTACGGTACTTTCGATGATGATCATAGCTTGCAGTGTTTGCTGTGCCCGCTGCTGTAATGGAACACCTGTTCACAAGCCTAGGAGGATCCAAGTTCGGCCGGCAGACTGTGTATGA